One part of the Gossypium raimondii isolate GPD5lz chromosome 1, ASM2569854v1, whole genome shotgun sequence genome encodes these proteins:
- the LOC128031995 gene encoding probable serine/threonine-protein kinase PBL28 — MPFGLVSAWNKRRRSKPQDHTDPWIYKPVEYWQIEDQTSRPSKRRHGSSVFTLKEMEVATCSFSDENLLGKGGFGGVYKGSLRSGEVVAIKKMELPSFKEAEGEDEFRVEVDILSRLDHPNLVSLIGYCADGKHRFLVYEYMQKGKLQDHLNGRFSTQICFQTSCSPIQHLSKLNCSIRGLAYLHSSSAVGVPIVHRDFKSTNVLLNANFEAKISDFGLAKLLPEGQETSVTARFLGTFGYFDPEYTSTGKLTLQSDVYAFRVVLLELLTAGI, encoded by the exons ATGCCTTTCGGTTTAGTCTCAGCATGGAACAAGCGCCGAAGAAGCAAGCCCCAGGATCATACTGACCCTT GGATTTATAAACCAGTAGAGTACTGGCAAATTGAGGATCAAACATCCAGACCCTCGAAGAGACGCCATGGATCATCAGTTTTCACACTCAAGGAGATGGAGGTGGCAACATGCTCTTTCAGTGATGAGAATCTGCTTGGAAAAGGAGGATTTGGCGGAGTCTACAAGGGCTCCCTGCGATCAGGAGAG GTTGTTGCAATCAAGAAGATGGAGTTGCCGTCATTCAAAGAAGCCGAAGGAGAAGATGAGTTCCGCGTAGAAGTTGATATCTTGAGCAGACTTGACCATCCAAATCTGGTTTCGTTGATAGGTTATTGTGCAGATGGGAAGCACCGGTTTCTAGTCTATGAATACATGCAAAAAGGGAAACTACAAGATCACTTAAATGGTCGGTTTTCTACTCAAATCTGTTTCCAGACCAGTTGCTCACCTATTCAACATCTATCAAAGTTAAACTGCTCCATTAG GGGACTTGCTTATCTCCACTCTAGTTCTGCTGTTGGAGTCCCTATAGTTCACAGAGATTTTAAGTCCACCAATGTTCTTCTAAATGCCAACTTTGAAGCAAAG ATATCGGATTTTGGACTAGCCAAACTGCTGCCAGAGGGTCAGGAGACTTCTGTTACTGCCAGATTTCTCGGCACATTTGGCTATTTTGATCCTGAGTATACATCG ACTGGAAAACTAACATTACAAAGTGATGTTTATGCATTTAGAGTGGTTCTTCTAGAGCTATTAACAGCAGGGATTTAA